From Aspergillus fumigatus Af293 chromosome 3, whole genome shotgun sequence, a single genomic window includes:
- a CDS encoding KxDL motif-containing protein, which produces MATQRYQHAALPINVPSKAPAPASLFPISRISGSPPDISDTSTTTGSRVSGFSYGSGALSGDYESSSASYSGIDVVEVLSDRMQDVFDPTPLDRGLAKQAQTSGQLNAKQRELLELQALAQRRLKGVRANFSEGIKIARETKSDLEWTQKRVNALKYKAEKAYPDEYRRAAKKYTFNDDN; this is translated from the exons ATGGCTACCCAGCGTTACCAGCATGCTGCTCTCCCTATCAATGTGCCATCAAAAGCACCGGCTCCGGCCAGCCTCTTTCCAATCAGTCGGATCTCTGGATCGCCCCCAGACATTTCTGACACTAGCACCACCACGGGAAGCCGTGTCTCTGGTTTCAGTTACGGCAGCGGTGCTCTCAGCGGCGACTATGAGTCAAGCTCGGCGTCTTACTCAGGTATTGACGTCGTGGAAGTTCTGAGTGACCGTATGCAGGATGTTTTCGACCCGACCCCATTGGATCGAGGACTTGCAAAGCAAGCGCAAAC ATCCGGCCAGCTCAACGCAAAGCAGCGAGAGCTTCTCGAATTACAAGCCCTCGCTCAGCGCCGTCTCAAGGGCGTCCGCGCAAACTTTTCAGAAGGAATCAAAATTGCTCGAGAGACCAAGAGTGATCTTGAGTGGACTCAAAAACGTGTGAA TGCATTGAAATacaaggcggagaaggcaTATCCCGATGAGTACCGACGAGCAGCGAAGAAATACACCTTCAACGATGACAACTAG